One region of Pagrus major chromosome 7, Pma_NU_1.0 genomic DNA includes:
- the fam43b gene encoding protein FAM43B has product MLPWRRNKFVLVEDEAKSKPKSLGTGLTYHSILSSLLRSCPDLLPDCPFDWVGSIFHTKRQKVELNKEEPVYNVRYLGSVVTITAKGDGCTQEAVAKIWARSNYGEQSVKMRLTVGPQGIRMSADKSGKKKPIHLYSLNRITYCNADPCRPKILAWIYRHQVKNMAVVLRCHAVLVSKSEKAQAIAHSLYQNATSSFSEFKRLKRQSDFRHCQQQLLGEEAVPLMPLRRLLNGQCHYKPPAENPGSATRLCSITEEEEEEEEEEEELEAEEPEGDVEKQQQKVLTTNTDPTQLLSELDIGDIATLEQCQINFVSDSNNNTFTFITSLV; this is encoded by the coding sequence ATGCTGCCCTGGAGAAGGAATAAGTTTGTCCTGGTGGAGGATGAGGCAAAGAGTAAACCCAAGAGTCTGGGGACCGGGCTGACCTACcactccatcctctcctctctgctgcgcTCCTGTCCTGACTTGCTGCCCGACTGCCCCTTCGACTGGGTGGGCAGCATCTTTCATACCAAACGGCAAAAGGTGGAACTGAACAAAGAGGAGCCCGTTTACAACGTGCGATACCTGGGGAGTGTGGTCACCATCACGGCGAAGGGAGACGGCTGCACCCAGGAGGCGGTGGCCAAGATCTGGGCGAGGAGCAACTACGGGGAGCAGAGTGTCAAGATGAGGTTAACAGTGGGACCGCAGGGAATCCGAATGAGCGCTGACAAATCTGGGAAAAAGAAACCCATCCATCTTTACTCTCTGAACAGAATCACGTACTGCAACGCTGACCCGTGCCGGCCCAAGATCCTGGCTTGGATCTACAGGCACCAGGTCAAGAACATGGCCGTGGTGCTCCGGTGTCACGCCGTCCTGGTCAGCAAGTCGGAGAAGGCCCAGGCCATCGCCCACAGCCTCTACCAGAACGCCACGTCCTCCTTCAGCGAGTTCAAGCGTCTGAAGCGTCAGAGCGATTTCCGGCActgccagcagcagctgctgggcGAGGAGGCGGTTCCCCTGATGCCGCTGAGGAGGCTGCTGAACGGGCAGTGCCACTACAAACCGCCCGCCGAAAACCCCGGGAGTGCCACCCGCCTCTGCTCCATcacggaggaggaagaggaagaggaggaggaggaggaggagctggaggcagAAGAACCAGAGGGGGATgtagagaagcagcagcagaaggttttaacaacaaacacagaccCGACTCAGTTATTATCAGAGTTGGACATTGGGGATATCGCCACGCTGGAGCAGTGCCAAATCAACTTTGTCAgtgacagcaacaacaacacgtTTACATTCATAACCTCTCTGGTGTGA